Proteins from a genomic interval of Rosa chinensis cultivar Old Blush chromosome 2, RchiOBHm-V2, whole genome shotgun sequence:
- the LOC112190077 gene encoding uncharacterized protein LOC112190077, which produces MPSRPKKKASKKKLKHSTAQPIIHHSLPTIQIQVQESFVETNSEVKFCYEKELSGCETASVTCQDHSSHQYLAEEEQETRKLSVDHHQMADSSNGKLEETRKVQEGEVVESVRDIAIDDSSVEHAKKAHEEPAEAAEESTVVVGLGEVVENKEEDVVPVSVVETETSVVDDVVEPEEKEKEEEKQYVPSVDETDGPSPVVENVVPEEIEEKTSTDLVSNGVEESTLPSLSEDMTNALSKGIEETEVPCSDEKEEEVVPTVEVKLPVVEETSTGESSGADYMVTSESVDDDSSKQSKQSPEVPVSPPVESIDAGEEYGKPEISETAENPSIVSVTRAPLQPTSWRSCCGLFEVLRRSDR; this is translated from the exons ATGCCTTCACGTCCAAAGAAAAAAGCATCAAAGAAGAAACTGAAGCATTCCACAGCACAACCCATCATCCACCACTCTCTACCTACCATTCAAATCCAAGTGCAAG AAAGTTTTGTGGAAACTAATTCAGAAGTGAAGTTTTGTTATGAGAAAGAATTAAGTGGTTGTGAGACTGCTTCTGTGACTTGTCAAGACCATTCTTCGCATCAATACTTAGCTGAAGAGGAACAAGAGACGCGGAAACTTTCTGTAGATCATCACCAAATGGCAGATTCATCAAACGGAAAGTTAGAGGAGACTCGGAAAGTTCAAGAGGGTGAAGTAGTTGAATCTGTAAGGGATATAGCTATTGATGACTCTTCGGTAGAGCATGCGAAAAAGGCCCATGAAGAGCCGGCTGAAGCTGCTGAGGAGAGTACTGTAGTGGTGGGATTGGGAGAAGTAGTCGAAAATAAAGAAGAGGATGTTGTTCCAGTCTCGGTTGTGGAGACAGAAACTTCTGTTGTTGATGATGTTGTTGAACCAGAAGagaaggaaaaggaggaggagaagcaaTATGTGCCATCTGTGGATGAGACAGATGGACCTTCTCCAGTTGTGGAAAATGTTGTGCCAGAGGAGATTGAGGAAAAGACATCAACAGATTTGGTCTCTAATGGGGTTGAGGAATCAACATTGCCATCTTTGAGTGAGGACATGACGAATGCGCTGTCGAAAGGAATTGAAGAAACCGAAGTGCCTTGTTCAgatgagaaggaggaggaggttgTTCCAACTGTAGAAGTAAAATTGCCAGTTGTTGAAGAGACTAGTACTGGGGAGTCATCAGGTGCTGATTACATGGTAACTAGTGAAAGTGTTGATGACGATTCATCGAAACAGTCGAAACAGTCGCCTGAGGTTCCAGTTTCTCCTCCAGTTGAATCAATTGATGCCGGAGAAGAGTATGGCAAGCCTGAGATATCTGAAACCGCAGAAAATCCG TCTATTGTATCTGTGACTAGAGCTCCCCTGCAACCAACTTCATGGAGGAGTTGTTGTGGACTTTTTGAAGTTCTGCGCCGATCAGATAGATGA
- the LOC112188737 gene encoding peroxisomal and mitochondrial division factor 2, which translates to MAEPREVKIVNDGGDGGDDFYDADQTASLSRKVSSLEWEKGELEKENRETKEKIGQLTKEIETLKSGEREMKDKLREMELQVERNEEGKNLLETVVNRAMELETEVGRLQQDLITAITEGEEANTELAEMKRVVVEKGEKIDGLEKELETLKKLKAESEKRVRELERNIGVLEVKEIEERSKRVRAEEEMRERLEAKDGEVCLFKKKIEELESVIGKNGVELQKWMQGKSNVEVALRESEEKSKAMELKMGQLQKDVVDAGRVINELKEKTVGVINGTVNEMKEILEGGNETGSKGLSLPVVAGSAGAIVAVAAVVFVLYGRRR; encoded by the coding sequence ATGGCGGAGCCGAGGGAGGTGAAGATCGTTAATGATGGCGGCGATGGTGGCGATGATTTCTACGACGCTGATCAGACGGCGTCGCTGAGCCGGAAGGTGTCGTCGTTAGAGTGGGAGAAGGGGGAACTGGAGAAAGAGAACAGAGAAACCAAGGAGAAGATAGGCCAACTGACGAAGGAGATTGAGACTTTGAAGAGCGGCGAGAGGGAGATGAAGGACAAGCTCAGGGAGATGGAGTTGCAGGTGGAGCGGAACGAGGAGGGCAAGAATTTGCTGGAGACTGTTGTCAACCGAGCCATGGAGCTTGAGACTGAGGTCGGTAGGCTTCAACAGGATTTGATCACTGCAATCACTGAAGGCGAGGAGGCCAATACCGAGCTTGCGGAGATGAAGCGAGTGGTGGTTGAGAAGGGGGAGAAAATTGATGGCTTGGAGAAGGAGCTTGAGACTCTGAAGAAATTGAAAGCTGAGAGCGAGAAGAGGGTGAGGGAATTGGAGAGGAATATTGGGGTTCTGGAGGTGAAGGAAATAGAGGAGAGGAGCAAGAGGGTTAGGGCGGAGGAGGAAATGAGAGAGAGGCTTGAAGCGAAAGATGGTGAAGTTTGTttgttcaaaaagaaaattgaggAGTTGGAATCGGTGATTGGGAAGAATGGTGTTGAACTGCAGAAGTGGATGCAGGGAAAGAGCAATGTTGAGGTAGCGTTGAGGGAATCCGAGGAGAAGTCAAAAGCTATGGAGTTGAAGATGGGACAACTGCAGAAGGATGTGGTGGACGCCGGAAGGGTTATTAATGAATTGAAGGAGAAGACTGTTGGGGTCATTAATGGGACTGTGAATGAAATGAAGGAGATTTTGGAAGGCGGAAATGAGACGGGATCAAAGGGATTGAGCTTGCCTGTGGTTGCAGGGTCTGCTGGAGCCATTGTTGCTGTGGCGGCTGTTGTCTTCGTGTTGTATGGAAGGCGGAGGTGA
- the LOC112189262 gene encoding transcription factor PAR1 — MEIENKSQTQIPKPTLKRKQRKTHMGSNALHESHAAARSSSSRRIKARRDSQCMKTSTTTSQKNPKDVKAHGGEEEAADDREEVERKIEALQRIVPGGESLGVDKLFEETAGYIMTLQVQLKAMKALATFFEGLEKEKKKFGA; from the coding sequence ATGGAGATCGAGAATAAATCTCAGACCCAGATACCCAAACCCACATTGaagagaaagcaaagaaaaacccACATGGGCAGTAATGCACTGCATGAATCCCACGCAGCAGCAAGATCAAGCAGCAGCAGAAGAATCAAAGCAAGAAGAGACAGTCAGTGCATGAAGACTAGTACTACTACTTCTCAGAAAAACCCAAAAGATGTAAAGGCTCATGGTGGTGAGGAGGAAGCTGCTGATGATAGGGAGGAGGTAGAGAGGAAGATAGAGGCATTGCAGAGGATTGTACCCGGAGGTGAGTCACTTGGTGTGGACAAGCTATTTGAAGAGACTGCTGGGTACATTATGACCTTGCAGGTTCAGCTCAAAGCCATGAAAGCCCTTGCAACCTTTTTTGAGGGtttggagaaggagaagaaaaagtttGGAGCTTGA
- the LOC112186873 gene encoding mitogen-activated protein kinase 20, whose amino-acid sequence MQQDHSKKNSTEMEFFSDYGDANRYKIQEVIGKGSYGVVCSAIDTHTHEKVAIKKIHDIFEHISDAARILREIKLLRLLRHPDIVEIKHIMLPPSRRDFKDIYVVFELMESDLHQVIKANDDLTREHYQFFLYQLLRALKYIHTANVYHRDLKPKNILANANCKLKICDFGLARVAFNDTPTTIFWTDYVATRWYRAPELCGSFFSKYTPAIDIWSIGCIFAEVLTGKPLFPGKNVVHQLDLMTDLLGTPSLDTISRVRNDKARRYLTSMRKKQPVSFAQKFPNADPLALRLLQRLLAFDPKDRPTAEEALADPYFKGLSKIEREPSCQPITKMEFEFERRRVTKEDIRELIFREILEYHPQLLKDYINGTERTNFLYPSAVDQFRKQFAHLEENSGKSAPVIPLERKHVSLPRSTIVHSNTVPPKEQQNYAYLKDQKHAEEAYKNSRDTEGIHVNLSRTMQAPQRIPLAKPGRVVGPVVPYENGNIVKDAYDRRTLIRSTVLPPQAVPPSYCYRKPSGGSQERSAVEVNRDFSSQSKQAAQCGMATKVAPDVAINIDTNPFFMTRVGVNKVEHDDRIAIDTNFLQSKVPYGGIGTAAATAAAHRKVGTVQFGMSRMY is encoded by the exons ATGCAGCAGGATCACAGCAAGAAG AATTCAACAGAGATGGAGTTCTTCTCTGATTATGGTGATGCCAATCGATACAAAATTCAGGAAGTTATTGGAAAAGGAAGCTATGGTGTTGTTTGCTCAGCAATAGATACTCATACACATGAAAAAGtggcaataaaaaaaatacatgaTATATTTGAACATATATCTGATGCTGCTCGTATTCTTCGCGAAATAAAGCTTCTCAGGCTTCTACGACATCCTGACATTGTGGAAATTAAACACATTATGCTGCCACCTTCTAGAAGAGACTTTAAagatatatatgttgtttttgAGCTCATGGAATCAGATCTTCATCAAGTTATCAAAGCTAATGATGATCTGACACGAGAGCACTATCAGTTCTTTCTTTATCAACTGCTTCGTGCACTTAAGTATATTCACACTG CAAATGTCTACCATCGTGATCTGAAACCGAAGAACATATTGGCAAATGCAAATTGCAAGCTAAAAATTTGTGATTTTGGGTTAGCGAGAGTTGCATTCAATGATACACCTACAACAATATTTTGGACG GACTATGTTGCAACTAGATGGTATAGAGCTCCAGAGCTTTGCGGATCATTTTTCTCTAAG TATACACCTGCAATTGATATATGGAGTATAGGCTGCATCTTTGCTGAAGTATTAACTGGAAAGCCCCTCTTTCCTGGAAAGAATGTTGTTCACCAGCTGGATTTGATGACTGATCTGCTTGGAACACCCTCATTGGATACCATATCTCGG GTTCGAAACGATAAGGCAAGGAGATACCTAACAAGTATGAGAAAAAAGCAACCTGTGTCGTTTGCACAGAAATTTCCAAATGCTGATCCTTTAGCACTACGGCTTTTGCAAAGATTGCTTGCCTTCGATCCTAAGGACCGACCAACTGCCGAAGAG GCACTGGCTGATCCTTATTTTAAGGGACTCTCAAAAATAGAGAGGGAGCCTTCATGCCAGCCAATTACGAAGATGGAGTTTGAATTTGAGAGGAGAAGGGTCACAAAGGAGGATATACGGGAGCTTATTTTTCGGGAAATATTGGAGTACCATCCTCAATTGCTTAAAGACTACATAAATGGAACCGAAAGGACTAATTTTCTCTATCCAAG TGCTGTTGATCAATTCCGGAAGCAGTTTGCACATCTGGAGGAAAATAGTGGTAAAAGTGCCCCAGTTATTCCACTTGAACGAAAGCATGTATCTCTTCCTAG GTCTACAATTGTACATTCAAATACGGTTCCCCCTAAGGAACAACAAAATTATGCATACTTGAAAGATCAGAAACACGCTGAGGAGGCATACAAGAATTCAAGGGATACAGAAGGAATACATGTAAATCTATCACGAACCATGCAAGCACCACAAAGAATTCCCTTAG CTAAACCCGGTAGAGTTGTTGGTCCTGTTGTACCATATGAGAATGGAAATATTGTCAAAGATGCTTATGACCGAAGGACGCTTATTAGAAGTACAGTACTGCCCCCTCAGGCTGTTCCTCCGTCTTATTGTTACCGGAAACCCAGTGGTGGAAGTCAAGAAAGGTCTGCAGTGGAAGTGAATAGAGACTTTTCCTCGCAGTCCAAGCAAGCTGCACAGTGTGGCATGGCAACAAAAGTAGCACCGGATGTAGCAATCAACATTGACACAAACCCATTTTTTATGACACGGGTGGGAGTCAACAAGGTGGAACATGATGACCGAATTGCTATTGACACAAACTTCTTGCAGTCAAAGGTTCCATATGGTGGGATTGGTACTGCTGCTGCCACTGCAGCTGCCCACCGCAAGGTTGGAACTGTTCAGTTTGGCATGTCAAGGATGTACTAG